The Ignatzschineria rhizosphaerae genome contains a region encoding:
- a CDS encoding DUF3137 domain-containing protein: MFQHNHRLQKFIASADQKTAEANSPQDLLDIIANAQEFKGNLQFDQRDFLLYFIIDITAFIVGIIAFQKSDESFWLFITFLSLFVAVILLFYYVKRRKSIDKLSAAIYARDLLFDNQLEIIHSANYSQKALEARFHDFIRGNYSREIKTVIAGKNAEEISFNYHYYHFHYVDEKTETKTDSDGKTSTKKRYDHYDRYGFIVDLASIKNMDFNSALQIIYSKALFGMNKGDYAPASITFRKNFIVKTKESLQAAKFLTPSMVETIESLLQGFNQITIETNKHQELLLSFTNHDILTGNLQYSLKETDLFLEEIKQTTALPDLRYTLHMISQMLQEIDHNF; this comes from the coding sequence ATGTTTCAACACAATCATCGGCTTCAGAAGTTTATCGCTTCAGCAGATCAAAAAACTGCTGAGGCGAATTCGCCGCAAGATTTGCTCGATATTATTGCTAATGCCCAAGAATTTAAGGGCAACTTGCAATTTGATCAAAGAGATTTTCTACTCTATTTTATTATCGATATAACGGCATTTATTGTCGGGATTATAGCCTTTCAAAAAAGTGATGAGAGCTTTTGGCTCTTCATCACTTTTTTATCGCTTTTTGTGGCAGTTATTTTGCTATTTTATTATGTTAAGCGTAGAAAAAGCATTGATAAACTCTCCGCCGCCATCTACGCGCGAGATCTCTTATTTGATAATCAATTAGAAATTATCCACTCAGCAAATTATTCTCAAAAAGCGCTAGAAGCTCGCTTTCATGATTTTATCCGGGGAAATTATTCCCGCGAAATTAAAACGGTTATTGCCGGCAAAAATGCTGAGGAGATTTCTTTTAATTACCATTATTACCATTTTCATTATGTGGATGAAAAAACAGAAACTAAGACAGATAGCGATGGAAAAACTAGCACAAAAAAGCGCTACGATCATTATGATCGCTACGGCTTTATTGTGGATCTTGCTTCTATTAAAAATATGGACTTTAACTCAGCGCTTCAAATTATCTACTCAAAAGCACTATTTGGGATGAATAAAGGGGATTATGCGCCCGCATCCATTACCTTTCGGAAAAACTTTATCGTTAAAACCAAAGAGAGTCTTCAAGCGGCAAAATTTTTAACACCTAGTATGGTAGAAACAATTGAATCACTTTTACAAGGATTTAATCAGATCACGATTGAGACAAATAAGCATCAAGAACTGCTACTCTCTTTTACCAATCATGATATTTTAACGGGGAATCTGCAATATTCTCTAAAAGAGACCGACCTCTTCTTAGAAGAGATCAAACAAACAACAGCGCTCCCTGATCTACGCTATACCCTTCATATGATCTCTCAAATGCTCCAAGAGATTGATCATAACTTTTAA
- a CDS encoding heme/hemin ABC transporter substrate-binding protein: MLSKYLLTPLLLCGVMAQTTVFADQSIYQKSASKPAPQRLVSASNPLTQIVSALGQDQLFVGLDKTSHTKPEYDKIPDVGYRIQLSTEGILSLKPDLILLADDSGPEATIEQLTNSNVEIIQFEELKDAASISKAVSIIAEKLHLTKEGEKLNTQISEEAIALKELSYSRPALKGFFVLQGGNGHGSPQISGSDTTAAKVLELLNIENLFEKDYANYRAVTIENQMQKRPEIVLLGNTGKFNLKDGSLKEEALPPFALRPEGLEGWPKALQPKCVFDVNMSNYLVFGIHIYADNLKLQEAINQCLAEQ; this comes from the coding sequence ATGTTATCAAAATATCTCCTTACGCCATTACTACTTTGTGGGGTAATGGCTCAAACTACCGTCTTTGCTGATCAGTCTATTTATCAAAAATCAGCATCAAAACCTGCCCCTCAAAGGCTCGTTTCAGCGTCTAACCCTTTAACGCAAATTGTCTCAGCATTAGGGCAAGATCAATTATTTGTAGGACTTGATAAAACAAGCCATACAAAACCAGAATACGATAAGATTCCAGATGTGGGTTATCGAATTCAGCTCTCTACGGAAGGGATTTTATCGCTAAAACCTGATCTTATTCTCTTAGCAGATGATTCTGGCCCTGAAGCAACGATTGAACAGCTTACAAATTCTAATGTGGAAATTATTCAATTTGAAGAGCTGAAAGATGCTGCCTCTATTTCAAAAGCGGTCAGTATCATTGCCGAGAAACTTCACCTCACAAAAGAGGGAGAAAAATTAAATACCCAAATTAGTGAAGAGGCAATAGCTCTCAAAGAGCTCAGTTATAGTAGACCTGCTCTTAAAGGATTTTTTGTCCTTCAAGGAGGAAATGGTCATGGTTCTCCACAAATTTCAGGAAGTGATACAACGGCAGCAAAGGTGTTAGAACTCTTAAATATTGAGAATCTTTTTGAAAAAGATTATGCCAATTACCGCGCGGTGACGATTGAAAATCAGATGCAAAAACGCCCTGAAATTGTGCTCCTTGGCAATACGGGGAAATTTAATCTAAAAGATGGCTCTTTAAAAGAAGAAGCTCTGCCTCCTTTTGCCTTAAGACCAGAAGGTTTAGAAGGCTGGCCAAAAGCGCTACAACCTAAATGTGTTTTTGATGTCAATATGAGTAACTATCTTGTATTTGGAATCCATATTTATGCAGATAACCTTAAGTTACAAGAAGCAATTAACCAATGCTTGGCGGAGCAATAA
- the pcnB gene encoding polynucleotide adenylyltransferase PcnB translates to MNPKIYHSKDHSIRNRQISRNSLTVINKLNSAGFNAYLVGGGVRDLLLGLAPKDFDIVTDAHPSEIRKVFRNSRIIGRRFRLVHVVFGREIIEVATFRSNDAGDKSKHYQTNDDGFVTRDNIYGTIDEDAMRRDFTVNALFYDVRDQTIIDYCGGYQDLQNQTLRLIGDPTDRFMEDPVRILRAVRFQAKLGFKIDQALLPPIAEHRQLLESVSPARMYDEVLKLFLTGHGEKSYHSMMEHELFGILFPLTYKALKAQGFPDEHLLLKSLKNSDARAKQGLTSSPYFVYASLLWAPFMERFESLVAGGMRYSDASKMAIDDAFKVQHQITVIPRYVREFIEDLWVFQFRLQAKVIRSPKRLMEHPRFKAAYDFLLLRAEANEDTDVLEKAQYWATQFAEYEAILAEQEREENRQERREGKQEVRREVTRHQKNRDEKQGDDSQKRRRRPRRRRVARKSSDA, encoded by the coding sequence ATGAATCCTAAGATCTACCATTCGAAAGATCACTCTATTAGAAATCGTCAGATTTCTAGGAATTCTCTAACGGTCATTAATAAGCTTAATAGCGCAGGCTTTAATGCTTATTTAGTGGGTGGGGGCGTTCGTGATCTTCTGTTAGGGCTTGCGCCGAAAGATTTTGATATCGTCACAGATGCGCATCCTAGTGAGATCCGTAAAGTATTTCGTAATAGCCGTATTATTGGGCGACGATTTAGGCTTGTTCACGTTGTATTTGGGCGTGAGATTATTGAAGTTGCAACCTTTCGTTCAAATGATGCGGGGGATAAATCAAAGCATTATCAGACAAATGATGATGGTTTTGTCACGCGAGATAATATTTATGGCACAATCGATGAAGATGCGATGCGCCGAGATTTTACGGTCAATGCGCTCTTTTATGATGTGCGTGATCAAACGATTATTGATTATTGTGGGGGTTATCAAGACCTGCAAAACCAAACGCTTCGTTTGATTGGTGATCCGACGGATCGATTTATGGAAGATCCTGTTCGTATCTTAAGAGCTGTACGCTTTCAGGCAAAGCTCGGGTTTAAGATTGATCAGGCGTTATTACCGCCTATTGCCGAGCACCGTCAGCTTTTAGAGAGTGTTTCTCCGGCAAGAATGTATGATGAGGTTCTTAAGCTCTTTTTAACGGGGCATGGGGAGAAATCCTATCACAGTATGATGGAGCATGAGCTCTTTGGGATCTTATTCCCCTTAACTTACAAGGCACTTAAAGCTCAAGGATTCCCAGATGAGCATCTGCTTTTAAAATCACTTAAAAATTCCGACGCAAGAGCTAAGCAGGGCTTAACAAGTTCTCCTTACTTTGTTTACGCATCACTTTTATGGGCGCCATTTATGGAGCGCTTTGAGAGTTTGGTTGCAGGTGGGATGCGTTATAGTGATGCCTCAAAAATGGCGATTGATGATGCTTTTAAAGTGCAGCATCAAATTACGGTTATCCCTCGTTATGTGCGAGAGTTTATTGAAGATCTTTGGGTGTTTCAGTTTAGATTGCAAGCAAAGGTTATTCGGAGCCCTAAGCGTTTAATGGAGCATCCACGCTTTAAAGCAGCGTATGATTTTTTACTGCTTCGTGCTGAAGCGAATGAAGATACTGACGTTCTTGAGAAGGCGCAGTATTGGGCTACGCAATTTGCTGAATATGAAGCTATATTGGCAGAGCAAGAGCGGGAAGAAAATCGCCAAGAGCGCCGAGAAGGTAAGCAAGAAGTTCGCCGAGAAGTAACGCGGCATCAGAAAAACCGCGATGAAAAGCAGGGTGATGATTCTCAAAAAAGACGTCGCAGACCTAGAAGAAGGCGAGTCGCTCGTAAGAGTAGTGATGCTTAA
- a CDS encoding DUF4139 domain-containing protein, with translation MTIPFKKELPIILASTLAMTSPLFANDQPLETVENPTITIYQGGVALITEARNFELNNELRQLFLPNVAPETMMESLMISFTPKEKDQPVPVITEKKLNRNLLSPQAMIQYSVGEEVTVITSNSGREKQEKATIISNNGGLLLQYKDRIELDLPENARLAFKTIPAGLNNTPVLSVILKNLPENRALYRADLSYLTRGLSWNTDYIAKLDEASKTLKLEGWATLNNNSGMDYQDYKINLIAGDLNIVSRAVPQLRKAGAAMALDMNYEAAPIAATSLGDYHLYKIPDTSTLNDKEQTQISLFQKDAIPFTKNYTFANNSPNYRMGQSPAFQNAMVTVHFKNDETSQLGFPLPDGVIRLYQQEDTQTTFIGEDHIPATPNKQEVILNTGSAFDITMKREQTQFAMVNEDEWEISYKLTVSNAKKEAAHTFVKESFYPNNDTNWQIINQSKPPKIVGDTAIWELEIPAESNKIITYNVRYTIFNDEKKERLNP, from the coding sequence ATGACCATTCCATTTAAAAAAGAGTTACCGATTATTCTCGCATCAACTTTAGCAATGACGTCACCCTTATTTGCTAATGATCAGCCGCTTGAAACCGTTGAAAACCCAACAATCACAATCTACCAAGGTGGAGTTGCACTCATTACAGAGGCTCGTAATTTTGAATTAAATAATGAGCTCCGCCAGCTTTTTTTACCAAATGTTGCCCCGGAAACGATGATGGAATCATTGATGATCTCCTTTACGCCAAAAGAGAAAGATCAGCCCGTACCAGTCATTACAGAGAAGAAACTCAATCGTAACCTTCTTTCACCTCAAGCGATGATTCAATACTCTGTAGGAGAAGAAGTCACAGTAATCACAAGCAATAGTGGACGAGAGAAACAAGAAAAGGCGACCATTATCTCCAATAACGGAGGGTTACTTTTACAATATAAAGATCGTATTGAACTCGATCTTCCAGAAAATGCACGTTTAGCCTTTAAAACAATCCCTGCAGGTCTTAATAACACACCTGTATTATCGGTTATCTTAAAAAACCTTCCAGAAAACAGAGCGCTTTATCGCGCGGACTTAAGTTATTTAACACGGGGTCTTTCATGGAATACCGACTATATTGCAAAACTAGATGAAGCAAGCAAAACCTTAAAACTCGAAGGTTGGGCAACACTTAATAACAATAGTGGTATGGATTACCAAGATTATAAGATTAATCTCATTGCCGGCGATCTCAATATCGTTAGCCGCGCTGTACCACAGTTACGTAAAGCGGGCGCCGCAATGGCGCTTGATATGAACTATGAAGCAGCGCCTATTGCAGCAACCTCTTTAGGGGATTATCATCTTTATAAAATACCAGACACCTCTACTTTAAATGATAAAGAGCAGACGCAAATCTCCCTCTTTCAAAAAGATGCCATCCCTTTTACCAAAAACTATACCTTCGCTAACAACAGTCCTAATTACCGTATGGGACAATCTCCGGCATTTCAAAATGCAATGGTTACTGTTCATTTTAAAAATGATGAAACTTCCCAGTTAGGCTTTCCACTACCTGATGGGGTGATTCGCCTTTATCAGCAAGAAGATACCCAAACAACTTTTATAGGGGAAGATCATATTCCGGCAACACCCAATAAACAGGAAGTCATTCTAAATACCGGTAGCGCCTTTGATATCACAATGAAAAGAGAGCAAACGCAATTTGCAATGGTGAATGAAGATGAGTGGGAAATTAGCTATAAACTCACCGTTAGTAATGCGAAAAAAGAAGCCGCACATACCTTTGTGAAAGAAAGTTTCTATCCTAACAATGATACAAACTGGCAAATCATCAACCAAAGCAAACCGCCAAAAATTGTGGGGGACACGGCAATTTGGGAATTAGAAATCCCGGCTGAAAGCAATAAAATTATTACCTATAACGTACGCTACACAATCTTTAATGATGAGAAAAAAGAGCGCTTAAATCCATAA
- the ygiD gene encoding 4,5-DOPA dioxygenase extradiol, whose product MNLQQLQTLTQKFKTTQKMPILFLGHGSPMNAISSNRFTESWNQLGQSLPKPQAILSISAHWETKGSFVTAMEKPQTIHDFYNFPQALYDMTYPAEGDPNLAKHIHTMNQHIELDHKWGLDHGTWAVICHLYPDADIPTLQLSLDMSLSPDAHYELAKCLSTLRHRGVLILASGNIVHNLRLLDFRNSQGGHDWAEDARQSMTKMLLEDDQKSLIHFKDQGEAFRLSIPTDEHYLPLLYILGLKESSDELLIFNNQSVMGSLAMTSLLYA is encoded by the coding sequence GTGAACTTACAACAACTACAAACGCTCACTCAAAAATTTAAAACAACCCAAAAAATGCCCATCCTCTTTTTAGGGCATGGCAGTCCCATGAACGCCATCTCATCAAATCGCTTTACAGAGAGTTGGAACCAACTAGGACAATCATTACCAAAGCCTCAAGCAATCCTCTCTATTTCTGCTCATTGGGAAACAAAGGGAAGCTTTGTCACAGCAATGGAAAAACCGCAGACCATTCATGATTTTTATAATTTTCCGCAAGCCCTTTACGATATGACCTATCCCGCAGAGGGAGATCCTAATCTTGCCAAACATATTCATACCATGAATCAACATATTGAGCTTGATCACAAATGGGGCTTAGATCATGGTACATGGGCAGTGATTTGTCATCTTTACCCCGATGCAGATATTCCTACATTACAACTGAGCCTTGATATGTCGCTCTCTCCAGATGCGCATTATGAACTAGCAAAATGCCTCTCAACCCTACGACATCGCGGCGTTTTAATCCTTGCTAGTGGCAATATTGTTCACAATCTTCGTCTTCTTGATTTCCGCAATAGTCAAGGTGGTCATGACTGGGCAGAAGACGCCAGACAATCTATGACTAAAATGCTTTTAGAAGATGATCAAAAATCCCTTATTCATTTTAAAGATCAAGGCGAGGCTTTCAGGCTATCTATTCCCACAGATGAACATTATCTTCCCCTTCTTTATATCCTAGGACTCAAAGAATCTAGCGATGAACTGCTCATCTTTAATAACCAATCTGTCATGGGATCTCTAGCGATGACTTCTCTACTCTATGCGTAA
- a CDS encoding siderophore-interacting protein — translation MQMLVHRTTVSLVSKNYITPNYLRLVLKCEDIEHYSDVPLGVNNKLFIPPQGHTTVEMPVFNAETKVWELENEENRPSVRTYTHRFIDLNKKELTVDFAVHDGDSIACNWARDSKAGAQIGLAMKLKHRDVLPDVKNFLFVTDMTGIPVVAALVETLPEDANATIITEVLTADDILDEHFTSKAKITTEWVINPTPEKGSQLAKIAKHAWQKLDSPNFTHITAEYSTVRTLRDFLRKEQSLTSSEFYACAYWQIDKKEDEEREKRLD, via the coding sequence ATGCAAATGCTAGTTCATCGTACAACCGTTAGTTTGGTTAGCAAAAACTACATCACTCCCAACTATTTACGCCTTGTTTTAAAATGTGAGGATATTGAGCATTATAGCGATGTCCCTTTAGGTGTTAATAATAAGCTCTTTATTCCCCCTCAAGGTCACACCACTGTTGAAATGCCGGTCTTTAATGCAGAAACAAAAGTATGGGAGCTAGAAAACGAGGAAAACCGCCCTTCAGTACGCACTTATACCCATCGCTTTATTGACCTTAATAAAAAAGAGCTAACGGTTGATTTTGCGGTACATGATGGTGATTCTATCGCATGTAACTGGGCAAGAGATTCAAAAGCTGGTGCCCAAATTGGCTTAGCGATGAAACTCAAACATCGTGATGTTTTGCCAGATGTTAAAAACTTTCTTTTTGTGACTGATATGACAGGAATCCCTGTAGTTGCAGCTTTAGTTGAGACGCTTCCTGAAGATGCCAATGCCACTATTATTACAGAAGTTTTAACGGCAGATGATATCTTAGATGAGCATTTTACCTCTAAGGCAAAAATTACAACAGAATGGGTCATCAACCCAACCCCTGAAAAAGGCAGTCAATTAGCAAAGATTGCAAAGCATGCGTGGCAAAAGCTAGATTCCCCGAACTTTACACATATCACAGCAGAATACAGCACCGTCAGAACCCTCAGGGATTTCCTTCGTAAAGAGCAATCTTTAACGAGTTCGGAATTTTATGCCTGTGCGTATTGGCAGATCGATAAAAAAGAGGATGAAGAGCGGGAAAAACGCCTAGATTAA
- a CDS encoding LemA family protein, with product MSTALLIVLAIIVLFAIYIITTHNSIIAYFNACQRAWADVITQELQKTRLLPTLEKMVEEYKLHEADVLQNITKLRSALNNISPENTDISALKKVNTESKALLSNIHIVAENYPELKASEIYQSFMRELSELERNISASLRIFNANVEKFNVKIEVFPNVLINNWLTHKSRLNVFTDETAANNFDYKPNF from the coding sequence ATGTCGACAGCCCTTCTTATTGTTTTAGCAATCATTGTGCTCTTTGCCATCTATATTATTACAACGCACAATAGCATAATCGCCTACTTTAATGCTTGCCAACGCGCTTGGGCAGATGTGATTACTCAAGAACTCCAGAAAACACGTCTGCTGCCAACGCTTGAAAAAATGGTTGAAGAGTATAAGCTCCATGAAGCAGATGTCTTACAAAATATTACAAAGCTCCGCTCGGCACTTAATAATATCTCTCCTGAAAATACCGATATTTCAGCCCTTAAAAAGGTCAATACAGAATCTAAAGCACTCCTTTCTAATATTCACATCGTGGCAGAAAACTACCCTGAATTAAAAGCTTCAGAAATCTATCAAAGTTTCATGCGTGAGCTATCTGAATTAGAAAGAAATATTTCGGCAAGCCTGCGTATTTTTAACGCGAATGTGGAGAAATTTAATGTCAAAATTGAAGTTTTCCCCAATGTCCTTATTAATAACTGGTTGACGCATAAATCACGCTTAAATGTCTTTACAGATGAGACTGCTGCTAACAATTTCGATTATAAGCCAAATTTTTAA
- a CDS encoding TonB-dependent hemoglobin/transferrin/lactoferrin family receptor: MFKRSLLSITVSSLLMSSYAFSQTPIWVEENTENAEGIITNNAPEKPPVTVNLSKVIVTGALKEELAIAESAASIAHFGVKEVDRLNATSLSELFAYEPGVTVDEGISGGLNDIRIRGMGSDRVLISIDGAPLPMTYSFGSYLDTNRNYFDLDAMKSVDIIKGPMSTLYGGSALAGGIFMQTKDPLDFIKAGKQIGGEAKVGYRSASDELLISGTVAGKFTDKLSAFTRLTYLAPHERRNHAGKASSESLMGPDRTHPDAADAKSYNSLSKIVFEPNENHRFSLSYEYFKETLNVDPYSKFGLVTMNSFKQLTLHTKDINKRRQLNLRHDFDLPTMLFDRGFWQVYYQKSEAEQWSHEVRESIPRPNRPVVVSARDRYSSFTNRNVGLMAEFTKGWEQNAAMYHNFTYGINYIDRKVSTLREGDTINLANGVSTESEAFPNKGFPDSKIKELGLFLQDRVSFFDGQFEAIAGIRYDQYKLNPTQGSVYETANPGVLPPSKMNEHHFSKRLALLWHPTEENTFFINYSEGFRAPSFSAVNVGFGNPLYGYISRSNPNLKPEKSRSYEIGWNYLDDHQSFAVTGFYTNYKNFIEELSPVGTDPQTGYMLYQAVNLGKSRIYGLEIKAQKDLFTIQNGSGVIGLNASLAYAKGKEKGTNDPINSVEPLTAVVGIDYTYLDQLYLSARVKGVQAKKEKDISANMLKTGTTATGGYATVDLIGEYKPAKDITLNGGLYNVFNKKYHSWGPNSWYNNMTGISQQERDRATNPGFNVAFSIKIDL; this comes from the coding sequence ATGTTTAAACGTTCATTACTTTCCATTACTGTTTCTTCACTCCTTATGTCTTCTTACGCATTTTCTCAAACACCGATTTGGGTGGAAGAAAACACGGAAAATGCCGAAGGTATTATCACTAATAATGCGCCAGAGAAACCTCCTGTCACCGTTAATCTTAGCAAAGTGATTGTGACTGGTGCCCTAAAAGAAGAGCTTGCGATCGCTGAAAGTGCCGCGAGTATTGCTCACTTTGGGGTAAAGGAAGTGGATCGTCTTAATGCAACCTCACTCTCTGAGCTCTTTGCTTATGAGCCTGGCGTGACTGTTGATGAGGGGATCTCAGGTGGTTTAAATGATATTCGTATTCGTGGAATGGGTAGCGATAGAGTATTGATCTCTATTGATGGAGCGCCCCTTCCTATGACTTATAGCTTTGGAAGCTATCTGGATACTAACCGCAATTACTTCGATCTTGATGCGATGAAAAGCGTTGATATCATTAAAGGCCCGATGTCTACCCTTTATGGTGGTAGCGCACTTGCGGGCGGGATCTTTATGCAAACTAAAGACCCATTAGATTTTATCAAAGCAGGCAAACAGATCGGGGGCGAAGCTAAAGTTGGCTATCGCTCAGCTTCTGATGAGCTTTTAATCTCCGGCACTGTTGCCGGCAAGTTCACAGATAAACTCTCCGCTTTTACTCGATTAACCTATCTTGCACCTCATGAAAGACGAAACCATGCAGGGAAAGCCTCATCTGAAAGCTTAATGGGCCCCGATAGAACCCATCCTGATGCCGCTGATGCTAAAAGCTACAACTCACTTTCAAAAATTGTATTTGAACCTAATGAAAATCATAGATTCAGCCTCTCTTATGAGTATTTTAAGGAGACCTTAAATGTCGACCCTTACTCAAAATTTGGCTTAGTGACCATGAATTCATTTAAGCAGCTCACGCTTCATACCAAAGATATCAATAAAAGAAGACAGCTTAATCTGCGCCATGATTTTGATCTCCCAACAATGCTCTTTGACCGAGGTTTTTGGCAAGTTTACTATCAAAAAAGTGAAGCTGAGCAGTGGAGCCATGAGGTTCGTGAATCTATCCCAAGACCTAATAGACCTGTTGTCGTCTCAGCGCGTGATCGTTACTCCTCATTTACCAATCGAAATGTCGGTCTAATGGCAGAGTTTACCAAAGGCTGGGAGCAAAATGCCGCGATGTATCACAACTTCACTTATGGTATTAACTATATTGACCGAAAAGTCTCCACCTTACGTGAAGGCGATACTATCAATTTAGCAAATGGTGTCTCTACAGAATCAGAAGCATTTCCTAACAAAGGTTTCCCTGATTCAAAAATCAAAGAGCTTGGACTCTTCTTACAAGATCGTGTGAGCTTCTTTGATGGCCAATTTGAAGCGATTGCTGGCATTCGTTACGATCAATACAAGCTTAATCCAACGCAAGGTAGTGTTTATGAAACGGCAAATCCTGGCGTTTTACCGCCTTCAAAAATGAATGAGCATCATTTTTCTAAACGCTTAGCACTTCTTTGGCATCCAACCGAAGAAAACACCTTCTTTATTAACTATTCAGAAGGCTTTAGAGCTCCCTCTTTTAGTGCCGTAAACGTTGGTTTTGGGAACCCTTTATATGGTTATATTAGCCGCTCAAATCCAAATCTTAAGCCAGAAAAAAGCCGCTCTTATGAAATTGGTTGGAACTATCTTGACGATCACCAATCATTTGCCGTTACCGGGTTTTATACCAACTATAAGAACTTCATCGAAGAGCTTAGCCCTGTTGGCACAGACCCACAAACAGGTTATATGCTCTATCAAGCGGTTAACTTAGGAAAAAGCCGTATTTATGGTTTAGAGATTAAAGCACAAAAGGATCTCTTTACCATACAAAATGGTAGCGGTGTGATCGGGTTAAATGCAAGCCTTGCATATGCTAAAGGTAAAGAGAAAGGCACGAATGATCCTATCAATAGCGTAGAGCCATTAACTGCCGTTGTCGGAATTGATTACACCTATTTAGATCAGCTTTATTTAAGCGCTCGAGTCAAAGGCGTTCAAGCGAAAAAAGAGAAAGATATCTCAGCAAACATGCTCAAAACAGGAACAACTGCAACAGGCGGCTATGCAACCGTTGACCTTATTGGGGAGTATAAGCCGGCTAAAGATATTACGCTTAATGGGGGACTCTATAATGTCTTTAATAAAAAATATCATAGCTGGGGACCCAACAGTTGGTACAACAATATGACTGGAATCTCTCAACAAGAGCGTGATCGAGCAACAAATCCTGGATTCAATGTCGCATTTTCTATCAAAATCGATCTTTAA
- the rplM gene encoding 50S ribosomal protein L13: MKTFSAKPAEVTREWFLIDAEGKTLGRLATEVARRLRGKHKPEFTPHVDTGDYIVIVNAEKIRVSGNKLQQKIYYKHTGYVGHLRETTLEKMLQTKPANVIELAVKGMLPKNALGRDMLRKLKVYAGPEHAHAAQQPKVLDI, translated from the coding sequence ATGAAAACATTTAGTGCAAAGCCTGCTGAAGTAACCCGTGAATGGTTTTTAATTGATGCAGAAGGAAAAACCCTCGGACGTTTAGCTACAGAGGTTGCAAGACGCTTACGCGGTAAGCATAAGCCTGAATTTACACCTCACGTAGATACAGGTGATTACATTGTTATTGTCAATGCGGAAAAAATCCGTGTAAGTGGTAACAAGCTTCAACAAAAGATCTATTACAAGCATACTGGTTATGTTGGTCATTTAAGAGAAACAACTCTTGAGAAGATGTTACAAACTAAACCTGCGAATGTTATCGAGTTAGCTGTAAAAGGCATGCTCCCTAAAAATGCTTTAGGAAGAGATATGCTTCGCAAGCTTAAAGTTTACGCAGGTCCTGAGCATGCACACGCAGCACAGCAACCAAAAGTTTTAGACATCTAA
- the rpsI gene encoding 30S ribosomal protein S9: protein MAANQNYGTGRRKRSAARVFLRKGTGSIIVNNKPLDEYFPREVSRMIVRQPLELLEAEGQFDIIVTVKGGGMSGQAGAIRHGLTRALVEYDEANRAPLRKAGFVTRDPRSVERKKVGLRGARRATQFSKR, encoded by the coding sequence ATGGCAGCTAACCAAAACTACGGTACTGGAAGACGTAAAAGATCAGCAGCACGCGTATTTTTACGTAAAGGTACAGGCAGCATTATTGTTAATAATAAACCGCTTGATGAGTACTTTCCACGTGAAGTATCACGTATGATCGTTCGTCAACCTTTAGAGCTTTTAGAAGCAGAAGGTCAATTTGATATTATCGTTACTGTAAAAGGTGGCGGTATGAGCGGACAAGCTGGGGCAATTCGTCACGGTTTAACTCGTGCACTCGTTGAGTATGATGAAGCGAACCGCGCTCCATTACGTAAAGCAGGATTTGTAACACGTGACCCACGTAGCGTTGAGCGTAAGAAAGTTGGTCTTCGCGGCGCACGTCGTGCAACACAGTTCTCAAAACGTTAA